Proteins from a single region of Acidovorax sp. NCPPB 3576:
- a CDS encoding phage portal protein, with protein sequence MIRFLRNLVSRGATPASGGEVQKGIVTAQPRGLVSPHTDGVWHDITPAQPPGYFQIDINVRPETVLSYPAVFSCCSLIYNDIGKLRTRLMELQPSGIWKESTNPAYSPVLRRPNHYQNQIQFKQWWICSKLTWGNTYALKIRDGRGVVVALYVLVPGLVQPLIAPDGSIFYQLGQDNLSGLQESTVYVPTSEVIHDRMNCMFHPLVGVSPLFAACLPASGGLEMLRDSRRFFNQGAKPSGLLVAPGEIDDADAKRLQAYWNDNFTGPNSGKVAVVGDGLKYEPIRMTASDAQTKEQITLTSEMVAQVFHVPAFKVGGPIPAGQKVGDLNQIYFNDALHSLIEEMELCFDDGLSLPAGYRTELELENLLRMDPATNAEVIVKLVGGGVKTPNEGRRELNLAPLLGGDTVYMQQQDMPLDQVRLNRVALVDLPVPPPAPAPQPEPDEISEDDVKALAEYIEKGLECELT encoded by the coding sequence ATGATTCGCTTTCTTAGAAATCTCGTCAGCCGCGGGGCGACGCCCGCCAGTGGCGGCGAGGTGCAGAAGGGCATCGTGACGGCCCAGCCGCGGGGCTTGGTGTCGCCGCATACCGATGGTGTGTGGCACGACATCACGCCAGCACAACCGCCTGGCTACTTCCAGATTGACATCAACGTCCGCCCGGAGACTGTGCTGTCGTACCCGGCGGTGTTCTCGTGCTGCTCCTTGATCTACAACGACATCGGCAAGTTGCGCACGCGCCTGATGGAGTTGCAGCCGAGCGGCATCTGGAAGGAGTCCACCAATCCCGCCTATTCCCCCGTGCTGCGCCGGCCCAACCATTACCAGAACCAGATCCAGTTCAAGCAATGGTGGATCTGCTCGAAGTTGACCTGGGGTAATACCTACGCGCTCAAGATTCGTGATGGCCGAGGCGTCGTGGTGGCACTGTATGTGCTCGTCCCTGGACTCGTTCAGCCACTGATCGCGCCAGACGGCTCCATCTTTTACCAGCTCGGGCAGGACAACCTATCTGGCCTGCAGGAGTCCACGGTGTACGTGCCGACCTCCGAGGTCATCCACGACCGGATGAACTGCATGTTCCACCCGCTGGTTGGCGTTTCGCCGCTGTTTGCGGCCTGCCTGCCGGCCTCCGGCGGATTGGAAATGTTGCGGGACTCGCGGCGCTTCTTTAATCAGGGCGCGAAGCCCAGCGGCCTCCTGGTTGCTCCCGGTGAGATCGATGATGCCGATGCCAAGCGACTGCAGGCCTACTGGAACGACAACTTCACCGGGCCCAACTCGGGAAAGGTGGCGGTGGTGGGCGACGGGCTCAAGTACGAGCCCATCCGCATGACGGCGTCGGACGCCCAGACGAAAGAGCAGATCACGCTCACCTCCGAGATGGTGGCGCAGGTGTTCCATGTGCCGGCTTTCAAAGTCGGCGGTCCGATCCCCGCCGGCCAGAAGGTCGGCGACCTGAACCAGATCTATTTCAACGACGCGCTGCACTCCCTCATCGAGGAGATGGAGCTGTGCTTTGACGACGGGCTTTCGCTGCCTGCTGGCTACCGCACGGAGCTGGAGCTGGAAAACCTGCTGCGCATGGATCCTGCCACCAATGCCGAGGTGATTGTGAAGCTCGTAGGCGGAGGGGTGAAGACGCCCAACGAAGGACGGCGCGAACTGAATTTGGCGCCATTGCTGGGTGGGGACACGGTGTACATGCAACAGCAAGACATGCCACTTGACCAAGTGCGTCTGAACCGGGTCGCTCTGGTTGATCTGCCGGTGCCACCTCCCGCGCCTGCACCGCAGCCAGAGCCTGACGAGATCAGCGAAGACGATGTGAAGGCCCTGGCCGAGTACATCGAGAAGGGACTGGAATGCGAGCTGACCTGA
- a CDS encoding phage portal protein: MRADLKALADAVIKAVRAKMAPLMKRLDDIDTAIKELPESVSKQLAERVQAAVAEIPRPKDGEPGASVTVEELAPMVVEEVAQQVSKAVQELPAPKDGVSVTPDDVAPMLAELVTKAVADIPAPKDGKDADPEVVAELVAKAVAAIPLPQDGRSVTADDVAPLVVQEVAKAVAEIPRPKDGESLPAEEVQRMVDEAVTKALSAVAVPKDGEPGRDALQLELQPEIDLEKSYARGTYARHAGGLWRAFEATKGLHGWECVVEGIADLRIDQDGREFTVVARTSSGAEVSKSIKVAALVDKGVFKAGTDYEAGDGVTWGGSYFIAQKDAPIGHPGEPGSNGWRLAVKRGRDAGKGIAV, translated from the coding sequence ATGCGAGCTGACCTGAAAGCCCTGGCTGACGCCGTGATCAAGGCCGTGCGCGCCAAGATGGCACCGTTGATGAAGCGCCTGGACGACATCGACACTGCGATCAAGGAGTTGCCCGAGAGCGTGAGCAAGCAGCTGGCCGAGCGTGTGCAGGCCGCAGTGGCTGAGATTCCGCGTCCCAAGGACGGCGAGCCTGGCGCCAGTGTGACCGTTGAAGAACTGGCGCCCATGGTCGTGGAGGAGGTCGCGCAGCAGGTGTCGAAGGCGGTCCAGGAGCTTCCCGCGCCTAAGGACGGCGTCAGCGTCACGCCTGACGATGTCGCTCCGATGTTGGCCGAATTGGTGACGAAGGCTGTAGCAGATATCCCGGCTCCGAAGGACGGCAAGGATGCCGACCCTGAAGTGGTCGCGGAGCTTGTCGCGAAGGCTGTGGCTGCGATTCCTCTGCCGCAAGATGGCCGCAGCGTCACTGCTGACGACGTGGCGCCGCTGGTGGTGCAAGAGGTCGCCAAGGCGGTTGCTGAAATTCCGCGCCCCAAGGACGGCGAATCTTTGCCCGCCGAGGAGGTGCAGCGCATGGTGGATGAGGCTGTGACCAAAGCACTGAGCGCAGTGGCCGTGCCGAAGGATGGCGAGCCAGGCCGCGACGCCCTGCAGTTGGAACTGCAACCTGAGATTGATCTGGAGAAGTCCTACGCTCGCGGCACGTATGCGAGGCATGCGGGCGGACTGTGGCGCGCCTTCGAAGCAACCAAGGGCCTGCACGGCTGGGAATGCGTGGTTGAAGGCATCGCTGATCTCCGCATCGATCAGGACGGCCGCGAGTTCACGGTGGTGGCCCGCACTTCAAGCGGCGCGGAAGTCTCGAAAAGCATCAAGGTCGCCGCGCTGGTCGATAAGGGCGTATTCAAGGCTGGGACGGATTACGAAGCTGGCGACGGCGTGACCTGGGGTGGCTCGTATTTCATCGCCCAGAAGGATGCGCCGATCGGGCACCCCGGCGAGCCCGGCTCCAATGGCTGGCGCCTGGCCGTTAAGCGAGGTCGTGATGCCGGGAAGGGCATTGCCGTATGA
- a CDS encoding IS5 family transposase (programmed frameshift): MRKSYPSDISREQFETVKPLLESARRKTAPRRVDLYEVFCAVLYLLRSGCQWRMLPEDFPKWRTVHAYFAIWSEPREGGSLLQQALKKNQVGVVRERLGRSACSAFLIVDAQSVKNTDTAASKGYDAGKKVSGIKRHIAVDTQGLPHAIAVTTAEVTDRKGALQALQRCKPALGRMQTLLCDSGYVGKPFAQGVQDILGGHVRVQIAKRSELHTFKVMPQRWVVERSFAWLEKNRRLWKNCERLLNTSLQLIHLAFLALLLKRL; encoded by the exons GTGAGAAAGAGCTATCCCAGCGACATCAGTCGCGAACAATTCGAGACCGTCAAGCCGCTGCTGGAGAGTGCGCGCAGGAAGACTGCGCCGCGCAGGGTGGATTTGTACGAGGTGTTCTGTGCAGTGCTGTACCTGCTCAGAAGCGGTTGCCAGTGGCGCATGCTGCCCGAGGATTTCCCCAAGTGGCGCACTGTGCACGCGTACTTTGCGATCTGGAGTGAGCCGCGTGAGGGTGGCAGCCTGCTTCAGCAGGCTTTAAA AAAAAATCAGGTTGGCGTGGTCCGAGAGAGACTGGGGCGCAGCGCCTGCAGCGCGTTCTTGATCGTGGACGCGCAGAGCGTGAAGAACACGGACACGGCGGCCTCGAAGGGCTATGACGCGGGCAAGAAGGTCTCCGGCATCAAGCGCCACATTGCAGTGGACACCCAAGGACTGCCGCATGCCATTGCGGTGACCACAGCAGAGGTGACGGACCGCAAAGGGGCCTTGCAGGCACTGCAGCGCTGCAAACCAGCTCTGGGTCGGATGCAAACCCTGCTGTGTGACAGCGGCTATGTGGGTAAACCTTTCGCTCAGGGCGTCCAAGACATTCTGGGCGGACATGTCAGGGTGCAGATTGCCAAGCGCAGTGAACTGCATACGTTCAAGGTGATGCCCCAACGCTGGGTGGTTGAGCGTAGTTTTGCATGGCTGGAGAAGAACCGGCGGTTGTGGAAGAACTGCGAGAGACTGCTCAACACCAGCCTGCAGTTGATTCACCTGGCGTTCTTGGCGCTACTGCTCAAAAGACTTTGA
- a CDS encoding head-tail connector protein — MTPFATLEQVKQHLRVDDDSADDDLILKLEAASERIAMHLNGVPPFQPELDSLGQPVRDTDGKIVYTTAIRSIVKSATLLLVGYLYRYPSGDEKKAFEDGQLPAPITALLAPIRKRVLA, encoded by the coding sequence ATGACGCCGTTCGCAACCTTGGAGCAGGTCAAGCAGCACCTGCGCGTGGATGACGATTCCGCTGACGACGACCTGATTCTGAAGCTGGAAGCGGCGTCCGAGCGGATTGCCATGCACCTCAACGGCGTGCCACCTTTCCAGCCCGAACTGGATTCGCTGGGCCAGCCTGTGCGCGATACAGACGGAAAGATCGTCTACACGACCGCGATCCGCTCCATCGTGAAATCCGCGACTCTGCTGCTGGTGGGCTACCTCTACCGCTACCCGAGCGGTGACGAAAAGAAGGCATTTGAGGACGGTCAGCTGCCAGCGCCCATTACCGCGCTGCTCGCCCCGATCAGGAAGAGGGTACTGGCATGA
- a CDS encoding phage major capsid protein → MNLQEQIKRLMETRTAKALELEGVQKKALDEGRTKDESEREAFKGLTTDISQIDAELADLRELEALQVTKAVPATGGAAAGAGAVARGALATGGAPAIHMNKDADEKFKGQNYTRIVIAKALSRLSDGDVSALAIAEARWGKTNPTLINVMKAAVPGGGTGTGEWGAELAAIDQRYTGDFIDFLYSQTVYDKLPLRQIPANVQIKGQDGAATAYWVGQSKAIPATTADFMNVTLTPLKVAALAVVSNELLRDSSPSAEQLVRDALVEASSQRVDTTFLSAAAGVAGVSPAGILNGVTGIPSAGTDGAGLRADIKALYAQFIAAKNVNGLHLVTTPSLAKSVQLMTNALGLVEFPGINASGGTLLGDTVTTGDNVGAGLMMMLKPSDIYRIGDSGVQVSISREAMIEQDTSPTGATDTPTGASASFTSMFQSESTAIKVVRSINFAKRRASAVAVITGADYGAVDAGG, encoded by the coding sequence ATGAACCTGCAAGAACAGATCAAGCGCCTCATGGAGACGCGCACCGCCAAGGCCCTGGAGCTGGAAGGCGTGCAAAAGAAGGCTTTGGACGAAGGCCGGACCAAGGACGAGAGCGAGCGCGAAGCCTTCAAGGGCCTCACAACCGACATTTCCCAGATCGATGCTGAGCTGGCGGACCTGCGCGAACTCGAAGCGCTGCAAGTCACCAAGGCTGTTCCAGCCACGGGCGGTGCTGCTGCCGGCGCTGGTGCAGTCGCCCGCGGTGCGTTGGCCACCGGTGGCGCTCCTGCCATCCACATGAACAAGGACGCCGACGAGAAGTTCAAGGGCCAGAACTACACCCGCATCGTGATCGCCAAGGCCCTGTCCCGCCTGAGCGACGGCGACGTTTCGGCGCTCGCCATCGCGGAAGCTCGTTGGGGCAAGACCAATCCCACGCTGATCAACGTCATGAAGGCCGCGGTGCCTGGCGGCGGAACCGGCACAGGCGAGTGGGGCGCCGAGCTGGCGGCTATCGATCAGCGCTACACCGGCGACTTCATCGACTTCCTGTACTCGCAGACCGTGTACGACAAGCTGCCGCTGCGCCAGATCCCTGCGAACGTGCAGATCAAGGGCCAGGACGGCGCGGCGACCGCCTACTGGGTGGGGCAGTCGAAGGCCATCCCTGCGACCACCGCCGACTTCATGAACGTGACGCTGACGCCGCTGAAGGTGGCTGCGCTGGCCGTGGTCTCCAACGAACTGCTGCGCGATTCCAGCCCATCGGCCGAGCAGCTGGTGCGCGATGCCCTGGTGGAAGCCAGCTCGCAGCGCGTGGACACCACGTTCCTGAGCGCGGCCGCTGGTGTCGCTGGCGTGTCTCCGGCTGGCATCCTGAACGGCGTGACCGGCATCCCCTCCGCTGGCACCGACGGCGCCGGCCTGCGTGCCGACATCAAGGCCCTGTACGCGCAGTTCATCGCCGCCAAGAACGTGAACGGCCTGCACCTGGTGACCACCCCGTCCCTGGCCAAGTCTGTCCAGCTGATGACAAACGCTCTGGGCCTGGTCGAATTCCCTGGCATCAATGCATCAGGCGGCACGCTGCTGGGTGACACGGTGACCACGGGCGACAACGTCGGCGCCGGCTTGATGATGATGCTGAAGCCCTCGGACATCTACCGCATCGGCGATTCTGGCGTGCAGGTGTCGATCTCTCGCGAGGCAATGATCGAGCAGGACACCTCCCCAACGGGCGCGACCGACACGCCCACTGGCGCGTCTGCGAGCTTCACTTCGATGTTCCAGAGCGAATCCACCGCCATCAAGGTGGTGCGCTCCATCAACTTCGCCAAGCGCCGCGCGTCCGCAGTGGCGGTTATCACCGGCGCCGACTACGGCGCCGTGGATGCCGGCGGCTGA
- a CDS encoding phage head closure protein: MTLDAGSLNRRITIQKPRQMQDEWGSPIPDSENWVEVAKPWASIKNLSGLGAIKADAQASVVKTSIRIRYRTDITAGMRALHGATVYDINAVLPDEARREHVDLVCEVKK, translated from the coding sequence ATGACGCTCGACGCAGGATCTCTCAATCGCCGGATCACCATCCAGAAGCCGCGTCAGATGCAGGACGAGTGGGGCTCACCCATCCCCGACTCCGAGAACTGGGTCGAGGTGGCCAAGCCCTGGGCGAGCATCAAGAACCTGAGCGGCTTGGGCGCTATCAAGGCTGACGCGCAAGCCTCTGTTGTGAAGACGTCCATCCGCATCCGTTACCGCACCGACATCACTGCCGGCATGCGTGCGCTGCACGGAGCTACGGTGTACGACATCAATGCGGTGCTGCCGGACGAAGCTCGGCGCGAGCACGTCGACCTGGTTTGCGAGGTGAAGAAATGA
- a CDS encoding HNH endonuclease signature motif containing protein, whose protein sequence is MNRISGRRLQARRLKVWSKDPHCAGCGKLVEFNDEPGRGFQLDHIKALKADGGTGEDIESNTQVLCCGPDGCHAKKTAKDMGYQQRQAIGLDGWPVEPKA, encoded by the coding sequence ATGAATCGCATTTCTGGTCGAAGACTTCAGGCACGACGCCTCAAGGTCTGGAGCAAGGACCCCCACTGCGCCGGCTGCGGCAAGCTGGTGGAGTTCAACGACGAGCCCGGCCGCGGCTTCCAACTCGACCACATCAAGGCCCTGAAAGCTGACGGCGGCACTGGCGAGGACATTGAGTCCAACACCCAGGTGCTGTGCTGTGGCCCGGATGGCTGCCACGCCAAGAAGACAGCGAAAGACATGGGCTATCAGCAGCGCCAGGCCATTGGTCTGGATGGGTGGCCGGTAGAGCCGAAAGCCTGA
- a CDS encoding HK97 family phage prohead protease, translating into MERAYSTLVIKALSDEGGKRTFKGVASTPTTDRTGDIVEPKGAQFKLPIPFLWQHDSNDPIGWITAARVTEKGIEVEGEVADVEEEGPLKERLSTAWQMLKAKLVRGLSVGLKPLEAARIEGTYGMRYTKWLWFELSAVTVPANADASITTIKSLDNALLAATGRKHDRVVRLLPPGVSGQPEARKGVVFLK; encoded by the coding sequence ATGGAACGTGCTTACTCGACCCTTGTTATCAAGGCCCTCAGCGACGAGGGAGGCAAGCGCACCTTCAAGGGTGTTGCTTCAACGCCGACCACCGATCGAACCGGCGACATCGTGGAGCCGAAGGGGGCCCAGTTCAAGTTGCCCATTCCGTTTTTATGGCAGCACGACAGCAACGATCCCATCGGCTGGATTACCGCGGCGCGCGTGACCGAGAAGGGGATCGAGGTCGAAGGCGAGGTGGCCGATGTTGAGGAGGAGGGCCCGCTAAAGGAGCGCCTCTCCACTGCCTGGCAGATGCTGAAGGCCAAGCTGGTGCGCGGCCTTTCGGTCGGCCTCAAGCCGCTGGAGGCAGCCCGCATCGAGGGCACCTACGGCATGCGTTACACGAAATGGCTGTGGTTTGAGCTGTCCGCAGTCACGGTGCCGGCCAACGCCGATGCATCGATCACCACCATCAAGTCTCTCGACAACGCGCTGCTGGCCGCGACAGGCCGCAAGCATGACCGTGTCGTGCGCTTGCTGCCTCCCGGCGTCTCGGGACAACCAGAAGCCCGCAAGGGCGTCGTATTTCTCAAGTAA
- a CDS encoding PriCT-2 domain-containing protein: MTDRIRDALQYLNHDDREVWIMAGMAIKHELGEHGFDLWDSWSQRSGSYKVNAARASWRSFRGSGVTIGSLFHEAQAAGWKPTDDGTYTAPTEAQLQAQRQARDARVAAEHQQRDQEQEQAARKAGWILHQCKHEQHAYLHSKGWPEATGTVWWPSKEQNLLCIPMRVGRSLVGVQMIDRCGEKKYLKGQRTSGAEYCISNPGHGALDWWVEGYATGLSLRDCLHALRMRYRIHICFSAGNLKRMATAGVVVADNDETKTGEAAAQATGLPYFLPPPGDLNDMHKAQGVFRTSQALRRWLSCIRTHQSQEVAM, from the coding sequence ATGACCGACCGTATCCGCGACGCATTGCAGTACCTGAACCACGATGATCGCGAGGTTTGGATCATGGCGGGAATGGCCATCAAGCATGAGCTTGGCGAACATGGCTTTGATCTGTGGGACAGCTGGAGCCAGCGTTCTGGCTCCTATAAGGTCAACGCCGCCCGCGCGTCCTGGCGAAGCTTTCGCGGCTCAGGGGTAACCATTGGCTCCCTATTCCATGAAGCCCAGGCGGCAGGCTGGAAGCCAACCGATGACGGCACCTACACAGCGCCCACCGAGGCGCAGTTACAGGCCCAGAGGCAGGCCCGGGACGCTCGCGTGGCCGCGGAGCATCAGCAGCGAGACCAGGAGCAGGAGCAGGCAGCACGCAAGGCCGGATGGATCTTGCATCAGTGCAAGCACGAGCAGCACGCTTACCTGCATTCCAAGGGCTGGCCCGAGGCCACCGGCACCGTGTGGTGGCCGTCCAAGGAGCAGAACCTTCTTTGCATCCCGATGCGCGTGGGCCGCAGCCTTGTGGGCGTGCAAATGATCGATCGCTGCGGGGAAAAGAAGTACCTGAAGGGCCAGCGCACGAGCGGCGCCGAATACTGCATCAGCAATCCCGGTCATGGGGCTCTGGACTGGTGGGTCGAGGGCTATGCGACGGGGCTCAGTCTGCGCGACTGCCTGCACGCGCTGCGCATGCGCTACCGAATCCACATCTGCTTCAGCGCAGGCAACCTCAAGCGCATGGCCACCGCAGGCGTGGTGGTGGCTGACAACGACGAAACGAAGACTGGCGAGGCGGCGGCGCAGGCCACCGGCCTCCCGTACTTCCTGCCGCCCCCTGGCGATTTGAACGACATGCACAAGGCGCAGGGCGTGTTTCGCACCTCTCAGGCGCTGCGGAGGTGGCTCAGCTGCATCCGAACGCACCAATCCCAGGAGGTGGCCATGTAG
- a CDS encoding terminase large subunit — protein MAAAKKKTPRTSSSADRTKAYASAVVAGEIVAGPHVRNACRRHLQDLKEGGKRGLRFDFEAANYAFRFFEGMLMLSEGQFEGTPFRLHPSQAFIIGSLFGWKRADGTRRFRRAFIEQGKGNGKSPMAGGIGLYGLTADHEAGAQVYAAAAKKEQAGILFADAVKMVKASAKLKQRLEFSGGEGREYNIAFHPNGSFFRPVSRDTGKTGSGPRPHFVLADEVHELPDRKSIEMLERGFKFRRQPLLFMITNSGSDRNSVCWEEHEHAVKVAAGHTEAVNDPAYVGEVIDDTTFSFVCSLDQGDDPLRDPSCWAKANPLLGVTITEQYLRDVVAQAKAIPGQLNGILRLHFCVWTDADTAWMTRATLEPALADFDPEVEHAGKKVFTGLDLSQNRDITAKASVVQTGHTKDNKPMFDAWIEAWTPGDTIMARELRDKIPYTVWRDQGFIHAPQGENINYRHVAQTLAEDSEKFSLQLVAYDRYAFKRFEEAVAEIGLALEFLEHPQGGTKKGQPNEAMKKVAEAKKEKPEGLWMPGSLRLLEDALLEGRIRLRRNPVLISAMMSAVTEEDKWGNRWLAKTRSINKIDAAVALCMAFGAANAIVDKPRKKHQLIII, from the coding sequence ATGGCGGCAGCGAAGAAGAAGACCCCTCGGACGAGTTCTTCGGCAGACCGCACTAAAGCTTATGCCTCGGCCGTCGTGGCCGGTGAGATCGTGGCGGGGCCGCATGTACGCAACGCATGTCGGCGCCACCTGCAGGACTTGAAAGAGGGCGGTAAGCGCGGCCTGCGATTTGATTTTGAGGCCGCGAACTATGCGTTCCGATTCTTCGAGGGCATGCTGATGCTCTCGGAAGGGCAGTTTGAGGGAACGCCTTTTCGTCTCCACCCCAGCCAGGCATTCATCATCGGCTCGCTTTTCGGATGGAAGCGAGCCGATGGGACGCGCCGGTTTCGGCGAGCATTTATCGAGCAGGGCAAGGGCAACGGCAAGAGCCCGATGGCTGGCGGCATTGGGCTGTACGGCCTGACCGCAGACCATGAGGCCGGGGCACAGGTTTATGCGGCGGCGGCGAAGAAGGAGCAGGCGGGCATTCTGTTTGCCGACGCGGTGAAGATGGTGAAGGCCTCGGCGAAGCTGAAGCAGCGCCTGGAGTTCTCCGGCGGCGAAGGGCGCGAGTACAACATCGCGTTCCATCCGAACGGCAGCTTCTTCCGCCCAGTCTCCCGCGACACCGGCAAGACTGGATCGGGGCCCCGGCCCCATTTCGTGCTGGCCGATGAGGTACACGAACTGCCGGATCGCAAAAGCATCGAGATGCTAGAGCGGGGCTTCAAGTTCCGCCGCCAGCCGCTGCTGTTCATGATCACCAACAGCGGCAGCGATCGCAACTCGGTGTGCTGGGAAGAGCACGAACACGCCGTGAAGGTGGCGGCGGGGCATACGGAGGCCGTGAACGACCCCGCCTATGTAGGCGAGGTGATTGACGACACGACATTCAGCTTCGTGTGCTCGCTTGACCAGGGGGACGACCCCCTGCGTGATCCGTCCTGCTGGGCAAAGGCCAATCCGCTGCTTGGAGTGACGATCACCGAGCAGTACCTGAGGGATGTGGTTGCGCAGGCGAAGGCCATCCCCGGGCAGCTGAATGGCATTCTCCGGTTGCATTTCTGCGTGTGGACGGATGCCGATACGGCCTGGATGACCCGGGCGACTCTGGAGCCCGCGCTCGCCGACTTCGATCCGGAGGTGGAGCACGCGGGCAAGAAGGTGTTCACTGGCTTGGATCTGTCCCAGAACAGAGACATCACGGCGAAAGCCTCTGTTGTTCAGACGGGGCATACCAAAGACAACAAGCCGATGTTTGATGCGTGGATTGAGGCGTGGACGCCGGGCGACACGATCATGGCGCGCGAACTGAGAGACAAGATCCCATACACCGTCTGGCGCGACCAAGGGTTCATACACGCGCCCCAGGGCGAAAACATCAACTACCGGCATGTGGCGCAAACACTGGCCGAGGACTCCGAGAAGTTCAGCCTGCAGTTGGTCGCTTACGACCGCTACGCGTTCAAGCGGTTCGAAGAGGCTGTTGCCGAGATCGGGCTTGCGCTGGAGTTCCTTGAGCACCCGCAGGGCGGGACCAAGAAGGGCCAGCCCAACGAAGCCATGAAGAAGGTGGCTGAGGCGAAGAAGGAAAAGCCTGAAGGTCTCTGGATGCCGGGATCGCTCAGGCTCCTGGAAGACGCGCTGCTGGAGGGGCGTATCAGGCTGAGACGCAATCCCGTGCTTATCTCCGCAATGATGTCGGCTGTCACGGAAGAGGACAAATGGGGTAACCGCTGGCTCGCGAAAACTCGGTCCATCAACAAGATCGACGCTGCGGTGGCGCTGTGCATGGCATTCGGAGCGGCAAACGCAATCGTGGACAAGCCGCGAAAAAAGCACCAGCTGATCATCATCTAA
- the gp17 gene encoding tail completion protein gp17, which translates to MSLETDLISVLKARCPRVHLGTAPHDTATPYITWQHVGGASLRYLDNSPADKRNSFIQINAWAATPKAALDLLRQIEDDLCAATNLTVSPQGEPVGAYDDGDTLKGALQSFSIWGARS; encoded by the coding sequence ATGAGTCTTGAGACCGACCTGATCTCTGTTCTGAAGGCGCGCTGCCCGCGTGTCCACCTTGGCACAGCGCCGCACGACACGGCGACGCCTTACATCACCTGGCAGCACGTCGGCGGCGCTTCGCTGCGCTACCTCGACAACAGCCCGGCCGACAAGCGCAACTCCTTCATCCAGATCAACGCCTGGGCCGCGACGCCAAAGGCTGCGCTGGACCTGCTGCGCCAGATTGAAGACGACCTGTGCGCAGCCACCAACTTGACGGTCTCGCCCCAGGGTGAGCCGGTCGGTGCCTATGACGACGGCGACACGCTGAAGGGCGCGCTGCAGAGCTTTTCCATCTGGGGCGCGCGCTCATAA
- a CDS encoding HK97 gp10 family phage protein, protein MTRTGAKTFSAAVDTAGLDSLLDQLGEVADDAVRPSAQAGSQVLYDEVKRNVAGLGRKTGNLDASIYQKFSPEKSLDGKAVYNISWNHKKAPHGHLVEYGYLQRYRYRPDGMGPMVRPGMDGQRKPGRRASQAEKDAYYVTLPTPKQVPAKAFVRRAESAFDRAYKAAEDELVRRVAAKAGAA, encoded by the coding sequence ATGACGCGGACGGGTGCGAAGACGTTCAGTGCCGCGGTGGATACCGCAGGCCTCGATTCCTTGCTCGATCAGTTGGGTGAAGTGGCAGACGATGCGGTGCGCCCCTCGGCCCAGGCAGGCTCCCAGGTGCTGTACGACGAGGTGAAGCGCAACGTCGCCGGCCTTGGCCGAAAGACCGGCAATCTGGATGCCTCGATCTACCAGAAGTTCAGCCCGGAAAAGTCGCTGGACGGAAAGGCGGTCTACAACATCAGTTGGAACCACAAGAAGGCGCCGCACGGTCACTTGGTGGAGTACGGCTATCTGCAGCGCTATCGCTACCGTCCTGACGGAATGGGCCCCATGGTACGCCCGGGTATGGACGGCCAGCGCAAGCCCGGCCGCCGCGCTTCGCAGGCCGAAAAGGACGCCTATTACGTGACTCTCCCGACGCCGAAGCAGGTTCCTGCCAAGGCATTCGTGCGGCGCGCTGAGAGTGCCTTTGATCGCGCCTACAAGGCGGCCGAGGACGAACTGGTCCGCCGAGTCGCGGCGAAGGCAGGTGCTGCATGA